The window ACGGGTAAGTGCAGATTTTAAAATTCctgtcacattttcttttgttcttgGCTCATTAAAAAGTTGCATTTGCAGCTTTCCAAAAGCAGgcgtctttttttttacacctcatGTCCGTGTTTGACCTTAAGCTTGTGTGCACACATCAACAAATAAACTTCACTTGTGCCTTTTGGAGTGTTTGCAGCCAAGCAGGAGGCCTGATGATGTGAACAGGGATGTCATTGTTCAAACCCAGCAGCACTTGCTGTGGTTTGTCGTCTTGTCATTTCTGTCCTACTGCCTGGCGGCCTCCTTTACACTTGTTAACAGCTTTCTCCTCAGCTGGGACACAGCTGttcactgctctgtgtgtgtctttatgcgTGCAGGGACATACTTGTGAGCAAAAGTGTGTTAGGCTGTATGTTGTATTGCCTCATAaaagtgtgtatgtacagtgtgTTCAGTGTTAGTCCATTGTTAAATAATCATGCCGGCTCTGTACTGGACTTGTCTTCACTAATAACTGTCCGGCATTCCCAGCTGCGACAGCTGTTTTTTAAACTGCAACAATAGTGTATTGACCCTCACTGGTCTAAGACAAAAAAGCCCATTTATCTAACTGGACCTTTCACAGCTGATTGTTGCTTTGGGGTTTCACCTCAGCAGCGTCCAAAATTAAAGGATAACACTGGATCTTATTAATCTTTCTATCAACAAATcgcatgaaaagaccaaaacccaCAATTCATTTATCCTGCTAACAagttgtgtgtgcgtgtatgtgtatatgcGTGCAGGCTTCAAGAGAAAGTCGGAAGCTGAAGTTGAATGCTCTTAATTGTTGTAATTTCCATGGAAGGATATTTGGAAAgctgaaatgaaacagaaatatatgaaaatatgatttaacTGTAAACATGAATTACAAGCAATGCTTTCCAAGGcacaaacagaggaaggaaaggataagGTAGCTGATGCTGACCACAATCAAAGAATTTTGTGAAGGGAATCTCTGAACTCCTGACCTGGCTGTGTCATGGCTAAAACAACCAATGAAAACAATAGCAGGAAGTAAACAGGAATAATAAATTACCCCCAAATGACCACTATAGTGGAGAAAAAACTACAATTGGATGCCAAGGTCTCACAGAAAATGATGGTCTGTGTTGCCACCAGTATGTCTGTGCCACAGAACTTGATTGAACTCATCCTGACATTATTAACTCAATATAAAGAACCTGGCTGTtgcatttgggacattttgtaTGGCATGTGTAGCTTTTTTATAAATATCAGATCTGGACATCTTACTGTGCGTAGAGAGGAATATCCTGCAATGACTATGAATATTCCTTCATCCCTGTTTTGTAGTTTATAAACAGTCTCAGAGTGGCATGTTACACGCTCCATCATTATACACATTCAGATTACCCTGATGATCATATATTTTCCACTCTGTTATATTTCAGCTggattcctccctccctccggtGCAGAAGCTGGTGGTTCCTGCTGCAGTGTCCATGTCTGGAAACCGCTCCGTGTCTTTCAGGCCTACATTGACCCCTGGAGGAGTGAGCCGACCTCTGGACAGGACCCCAAGAGAGACGGTCTGCCCACACACAAATTTACGCCACAAGGTTTGGCCAAATGGTGTTGAATACATGCCTGATgctaatttttgtttttgttttgtcttcttaGCCCACGAGACAATCACCGCAACTGCCTGAAGAAACCCCAGGTCCATCTAAAAGGTACTGATGCATAACTATTAGAGATGCTCTGATTTATCAGCTAGCCACTGGAGTAAGTTTAAATTTATAGTAAAAGAAATTAAGTAGAAGACTCAAAGGTATGAATTTGACTATGCATAAGGTTTTGCTGGCCTTTCCTTTAATTCCTTTAAATGTAACAACTCTTCAGCATTTCCTTTCTGTTCTCACCACATCTCTAGTAATTTTCTCCAGTAACTATTTGCTCCTGTCTATACCTTCACTAGCACAATTGGTTTCACTGGCCCGACCTATCCTCTGTCCAGCACACCTACAGCCAGTAGTGTGAGCTCTGGAGGGGgcaagatgaagagagagaggaccagTACACGGCCCTCCTCCAAACGCACCGAAGATGACGAGGTGAGAGCTTTGCATCCTAAAACAACAAGGCCGTGTTTTCAGAAGTCAGGAATTAGATTGCGTTGGATtaattttttcacattttaacaacacaaaaagCTCTTGAAGGAAGTGATGAATAGGTATTGTTCCTTTTACGCCAGGACAGCATGAGACtttggagagagaaagaatgaaaggtcATAAATCTAGATCAGATAATGATGCTTATCTCATATCACTGTCAGTCTGAAAGCTCAAACTTTTTCAAAACTGGCAGAAAGGTGAAATGatacagttacagttacattCATGCTTGTTTTCTCATAATAGGTGGCCGAGGTACCGGAACTTCCAGCCATTTCACTTCCCATCAGTAGCACCGCATTGCCCACCTTCAgcttttcctcccctctaccacCTTTCACCACCTCCACTACAGTCAACACCGCCCCCCAAACGACACCTGTCACTCCTGCTAAGGAAACATTAACAAATAAGGTCTGTATTAAAAAATGTCTACTTCAGCATTAGTACAAATCTAATGGTTAATAACATTATGAATGTATGCATGCGGctaatttttgtgtgtttccaggaCAAACCAGCGGCCTCGACACCCCCTTGTGAACCTTTTACATTTTCCTCCCCGATTGTCAAAGCAACTACTGCTagccctccttccttttccccctCAGTAAGTACAGTTACTTTTCTTAAGGATTTGTAATTGTTTAGACTGCAATGATTTACAACTGTAATATggattataattattttattttattctttgtaGGCTGGATTTACTTTTAGTGCACCTGTAGCAAAGTTGGGTCCCTCCATGTCAAATGGGAGTCTAGCCACTCCCATAATGGCAGCAGGTAAGAGTTACTTAGTTTCTTTTAGGTTGGCATAAtgattttttcctttcttgagAAAATTTTAACTAACTTTTTGGTCGTTCTCCTGTTTCCTACAGTGAAGCCAGCAACAAGCAAAAGCACAGAAGATTTTGAAGGACCCTTTAAACCAGCCAAAACCCTGAAGCAAGGCAGTGTGCTGGATCTTCTTAAAGCACCTGGTTagaatcttttttatgtattgtTGCAATTTTTCAAGGTTCAATCTAGAGTTTCTTTAGTATTTCTCTTCTATTCTCTTCAGGTTTTGCCTCTCCTGTTGCCCGAACTTCCCCGAGTCCCGATGATGCTCCCCAGCAGACCTCCACGCAAATCACTGCGCCCTCCACAACCAccacccccctctcctcttcaaCAGGCTTTGGTGACTTGTTCAAACCAACGGCAGGCTGGAGCTGTGACGTCTGTTTGGTGCAGAACAAGCCGTCAGATAAAAAGTGCGTTTGCTGCATGGCCCCCCAGCCCAGTTCCTCCTTATCATCCAAACCCAAGGACAGTAAACCCAACGCCACCTCAGTCGGGCTGGAGAGCAGCAGCACAAACAGCACCTCCACCACAGGGTTTGGCACTATGTTCTCCAAACCTGCAGGAACCTGGGACTGCGATACGTGTCTTGTTCTAAACAAACCCGATGCAGTAAAGTGTGTGGCCTGCGAAACGGCCAAGCCTGGGACGGGGCTTAAGCCCTCACTGACTCTTCCTTCTGCCTTCTCATCTGTTAAGACTGTATCCAGCCCTACAGCCCCCATCACTACAGGGTTTGCTGGATTTGGAGACAAGTTCAAAAAACCTGAAGGTGCATGGGAATGTGATACATGTATGGTACAGAACAAGGCAGAGGATACAAAGTGTGTGGCCTGCATGAGCGCTAAACCAGGTAACAAGAGCACGACTGTGATAATATTTTCTAGTGTACAAACAGCTGAATGCTGGTTCTACTTTATAATTAAAGATTCATCAAATGTTTAAGTGACtaaatatgtctgttttttttaatgtagtgaAGCATCTTTCTTATCTTGTCAACACTACAGGAGCATCAACAGAGTCCTCAGATGGCGCCTCTTCTTCAGCTAGCAGTGCTCCAGTGTTTGGGTTGGGGGACAAATTTAAGAAGGAAGAGGGTTCCTGGGATTGTGACATCTGTCTTCTACAGAATAAGGCTGCTGATGTACAGTGTGTTGCCTGTCAGGCAGCCAAACCTGGAGCCAAAGTGGAGcccaaaggtaacaaaaatgGCAAATCtctacttttctttgtttttttagtttttgcaaCAATAGTAAATAGTGGGaccaaaatgtttctttatgcATTAGATTTTCAATTATTCTGACTTGTATACgtattcatcacatttaaagtttcaagatagatgcacatttagaCAAATTATAAGGATGTGAGACTTTTGAAATATAACtcataaccttttttttcctcttctgtaGCTTTTGGTTCATCAGCTGTTGGAACGTCAAGCTCCTCTACCTTTGGCTCTTCTACCTCTACTACTGGAGGTTTTAAGTTTGGCACATCAGACAGTACCTCAGCATCTGGATCTGGAAATTTCAAGTTTGGGGGCTCATTTACAGAatcgtcctcctcttcttcttcttcaagtGGATTCAAATTTGGAACTGCATTTGGGAGCTCCTCATCAGAAACCACTTCCAAAGACACTACTGCCTCATCAGGGTTCAAATTCGGCAGCTCATCTGAGGGCTTTAAATTTGGGACTGCCTCTAGCGATGATAAAAAGTCAGACCAGCCTGCCACAGGTTCTGGATTTAAATTTGGTGCCAGCGGCGGGATAGCGTTTGGAACTGGATCATCTAGCACAGAAAGTAACTCTAAGGGCGGCTTCACCTTTGGGTTGTCAAAACCTGAAGAGAAAACGTCAgacaccaccactaccacctcAACCTCCGTTACTTTCACTCCCCCTACTTCCTCTCAAGACAAGGATGACAATGTGGCATCATCAGATGACACCACATcaacaaacaccaacacaaccaccaccacaacTAGCTCCGCTGGGTCTGTATTTGCGAGATTGGGTGAGCCAACTTTGACCACCACCACACCACAAGGGAGCTCCACTTTTGGATCTTTATCTACAGAAAAAGAGCCAGCTGCTCCCACGTTTACCTTTGGGAAgccagaggaaaagaaagaagcgGCTGCCTCTGCTGCTCCGTCTAACTTCCTCTTCGGTGCTGCTAGTAAAGATGCTGATGCTGCAGTGGCCACTACAGGAGGTTTTTCCTTCAGCAAGCCGAGTGCTCCAGCAGAACAGCCTACACCTGCGTTCACTTTTGGAAAGCCAGCAGACAAGACTGAAACATCAACTTCAGAGGCCCCTAAGCCTTCCTTCACTTTTGGACAAAGTGTTGCAGGTATTTTATTtgtcaatgtatttttttagtAAACCTTTGATACATAGTTACCTCCACGAATTATTAAAGGTTGTTTTGTTTGATAGtttgttaaaggaatagtttgacattttgggaattatgctttttaatgtgtttttccagGATGTTGCTGCACGTGGCCAAAAATAATGCAGCACATAACACTTACAATGTGTTATTTTACACCTCAGTTTTTGTATAGAACAAACAAGACATAATGTGTTAGTGAGTTTTAGAGATGCTGGTAGCTGGATTATAGCTTTTGAAAGAATCAGGTCAGATTTCCAGTCTTTCACCTAAACTGACTATCTGCTGGATGtaacttcatatttactgtacagacatgagTGGCGTTGATCTGCTCATCTAACTCTTTGCAGGAAAgccaataaatgtatttctaaaaatacaaattcattttttttttttttatatatacttTGACCACTATGTTGCAgttattgtatttgttgtattttctatAGTACATAACTATAGCATTATGATGACATGGTGAAAGATGATAACTTTCCAACTGCAGTGCAACAACACAACATAAGTAATGCTTTCCCCTCCCTGACAGATTCTGCTCCGGCTCCAAAACAAGCCTTTTCCTTTATGGCTGGTAAtcccaccaacaccaccacttCGTCATCCTCTGCCCCAGCACCAAGTCTGTTCGGCAGCGGCGGCAGCAGCTCCACCCAGGCTCCAGCTTCTACTTCAGCTCCCAGCACTTTCATGTTCGGTCAGTCTGCTGCGACTTCCAGCGACGCTCCTCCAGCTAAAGCCTTTGTTTTTGGCCAGAACCAGGACAGTCAGCCGCCTGCCCCATCCGCGGCCCCAGTGAACTCTGCTCCATCTCCAGCCCCCTCTCAGCCCTTCATCTTTGGTGCTCCTGCCagtgctgctcctgctgctgctccctccTTTGGTTTTGGAGCAGCAGCGCCCTCTGCTGCCTCTTCTGCAGGTCTGTGCCTCCTCTGGCAACTCACAATGGTTATTTTAGATTTGAGATGTGTATATTTGCAATTTATCAAATTTGGCCTTTATATTTATAATCTGTAGATGTATTGATCTttacctcctctctctttctctctccagctccATCTGCAGCTCCTCCCCCGTTTGTTTTCAGCTCAGCCCCCTCTGGTGGCTTCGGGGCCAACCAGACTTCCTCCTTTGGTTCACCCTTTGGATCCCCTTTCCCAGCTGCATCCTCCCCAGCGCCAGCCTTTGGGGCCAAGCAGAATGCCACCCCTGTCTTTGGGCAGCAGGCCAACTCCACACCTGTATTTGGGGCAGCTGCTAACTCTGCACCAGGTGGGTGACTGAAATCATCTTTTAGGCTGTCCAATAGCTTCTTACCCTTTTCATTATGTGCAACATTTAAATGTGCCACATTTTTTTCAGGTGGAGGTTTTCAGTTTGGAGGAGCCAGCGGATTTGCACCCTCGAACAACAGCTCGGGAGTATTTACTTTCGGAGCGGGATCAGCAGCAACTCCTGCCCCCCCTGCTAACCCCTCTATTGCTCCCCAGGCAGGAACACCAACACCAGGATTCAACTTCGCACAGCCCCCCGCGTTCAATATGGGGTATGTTGGCCTTCTCAGTTTAGGGAGCTGTTCCAGGtgttgttttgagtcatttgaCAGTTGTTACTGGTGGCTGTCTATTTGATGAATAATGTCTTTGCTCTTCCAGGTCAACTAAATCCTTCACAGCCTCTCCTGCTGGACAGCAAACGATCGCTGGACGCAAGATCAAGACAGCAGTGCGGCGCAGAAAGTAGAGCCTTGTGGACTCGACTAGAAAGTAGACTTGACTTTGACTTGACTTTATCCCCACTGAAGGCTGAAATAAAATCCTGGATGGTCTCAACTTGACAGACACTGAAATGACTTTGCATGTGAAAAAAGGGCAGAGGCTTCAGGGGACCGCTTTGCGTTCGGGCTGGATGGGTGGGCGGGTTTGAACTTATAGGCTGGGCTGACGTTTTCAGAGGCTTTCACATGTAAACCATGAGACGTCGACGTGAGACCATTTACACAGGAAGttcacataaataaaactgttgacTGAACAATGACGCTGACTTAGAAAACAACAATCAAGCAAAGATCCGTGCTcaacatgaaaaacaagcaAGACAGTCATATCTATATTTTCAACACCGGCAAATGTCTGCAAGACTTTAGGCATGACTTTTTGTAATAAAATTACAAAGGCAAAAACTGCAAACCTAAAGAGTTGCGAGTGTACACAAAATCCTATTAATTAGTATGTGTGATCAGGTTATGAGCTGTGATATGCAGAGAGGTAGTGAGAGCTGTAGGGTTAATCTCCAGTGGTAATCCCACAAACTAGACTGCTCCTCTAACAGGAATCAACAGGTGCTGCTGGAGATGTTGCCATGGTGTCAGTGCAGAGTGCTGTATGTACAGGGATGAGCGTGTTATCTTTGTGGTGAATGCAGCGTGattgttttttggttgttttgtttttttcttcccctcttaTGTACAGACTtgaggtgtgtttgttttctttgtacaTGCTGAGGTTGAGTGTCGGTGTGCGTATGAAAACTGAACGACAGAGTCAATCGCCTGGGTGGCACGTGCCGCCGCGGTCGATCAAgcaaatgaatgtttaaaaacaaaaacaaggggaggaaggaaggagggtgggatcGGGAGAGGAGAAAACGTATCCATGCACTGTGGAGGATGGACCGGGCCGGAGGCTCACGCCCTCGTTCAACTCCTTAGGACTTTGTAAATGCATAGTTTCAAAAGTCATGTTACATGTTTAATTCTTTGACCTCTCTGGTTTTGCTCCACTACTCTGCTTTTCGTGccctcttgtctctctctcttattcctccctcctcctgatTCCTTATACTCTCCCTTTACCTCTCTCTGCCTATCCCTCTTTATCTGTCTCTTAATTGGCCTttgaatattattataaaaaccTGTAAAtagtgatattttttttaatctgtgaagTTGAATTTTTGTGTTACCAACTCCGCATTCAGCATTTTTGTCTTTAGAATTTATTATGTAAGTCCCTACATTCAAAGTTGCCCGAATCCATTTAAAAGGAGCTTAAATGCAAATTGGAGAGCCTTTAATGACTAAAGGTATATTGGCTTTTCTGATCCACTTTTGTTTGGACCAAAACCAGTATTGTATAAAGTATtaagtatatatttttctattgCGTGTTTAAATGGACACGGGTGACTTTGGATGATAAGGAAGtcagtttaattttaaagcCATGATTATTACTGGATGAGtgataacattaaaacaatggATAATTACCATCAATAAAACTATAAAGAAtaatttttctgtttctggtcTTTTCAGACATATTTCAGTTTGACCATTAAATCTGCcattgttattataaatgtatcAGCACATGCAGTACTATATCTCATTTGTTAAGTAACCAATTGTAGTTCAGGATTATTAAAGATATGTGGGAGGTCTTCATTTTGTAGATTATTTTTCTAACAGTGAAATGTCTCGATCAGCACATCTTTAGCACAATTCCTTGATGTCCACATTAAATGGATCCCTATCAAAAATGTTATGTATTAGCTAAAAATATGCGTAACATTTGTCAATCTGTATTGGCCtcaaaaattacattattaattaGGCTTTACGCCCATCTATATCGGATCAGCCGATATTTCgcattttatgcaattagtgagatcggctgtaatgtcttaattcgccgatccgatcaatgtcaTGTTGAAAGTttttgcagatggcttgtgttttatgtctcatttccacaccaccgacatgtttgtttgaatccgacagttagttttgagccctgtcacgatgtgacggacaataaagttttttgaatcttgaatcttgaatcattagctgtcggattcaaacaaacatatcGGTGGTaagggcagacagataaaacacaagctatttgcaatctgtgcagCCCTAAAGTACgtcgtggggaagcatctgcaaaatgtttcaacaccacaaatttacctggatagggaacacgaggaggagcatgccgagtttaagaaacggagcgtggacaaagaagacgtgatcggatcggtgatcggtttatttaaactcactaatcggtgatcggtttatttaaactcactaatcggtgatcggccccaaaaatcatGATGTGTAAAGCCTATTATTAATATAACTTAAGTGCATGGACTCTATGCTATACGATGCAGACGTTATGCCACTTCTCAGTTTTGCAGCTAATTTTCCCCTTTGGCCACTTTTTAATGCAGTGAAAAATCTTAAAGGACCAATAAATTTATTGTAAAATGACATTGATGTTAAGGAAATACGCTAATTTGAAATACCGAATATAATGCCTACTTAAGCAAGTATGTTCTCTGAAATCTCCATTCTTGTGCAAAACACTCACTTTCCAGTACTCTTTGCTtgtgttgaagaaaaaaaattgaaaataaattaacttCCTAACCAAATATTTAATGCTGTGTcaaaatatcagaaaacagGAGACATAATATTGTCACACTGCTTTCTCCTGTCTTAAAGCCAAAATATTcccaaaataataattaattttacatatattataaCGTAGATGAATTGCAATCATAATTTGATATTATATTGTGATTATTATGAGCttatttaataaatgtaaagggtttaatgtgtaataaatatatattatttatagataaATAGTGGTATTTCCATATAGAATGTGTGAGGATTCTTAGTTCTAATTTATGCGAATGAGCTGCTTGTCATTAATTCCATTGCTGATGTCACAGTAAACAGATTCCATATTAAGAGACTTCAGTTTGGTCCTGTCACTTGAACTGAGAACAAGTGTTTCAGCAGCTCACCTTGGTCAATTTGACGTTTTTCACGTTCCGTCACTGAAATACCCAAAAATGTGGTAAGTAACtcacttcagtttttttttcatgtagtttttattcaaaattaaagattaaaactCCTTCACAAACCAGGATTTGGTCAAAACCAAATCACATGGGAGAAATCAAGATAACTTTAATTACATTATAGACTTCTTGTCACTCTGTTAGGCAACGTTTCGCACTAAAAGAGGACCAGCAGATATCGGGGGTCAAATTCACTCTGCCCGCGCTGCCTAATACCAGCCTGCTGACCAGCAGACCACTTCAGATGTACAAAGTGTTTAAGCTTGATGAGGAGCTCGCCTGTACCCTGGGTGATGATATTTCACGGGTAAGGAACATCAACTGATCCTCACATTGTGTTTTACACTTCATATTAGTGCTGGTTAATatagacaaaatcaaatatcacgatattttTGAGTAATAGGAGAGAATACAGAGTATTTATGAAGCTGTAATTCAATCTaatgtttacatgtatttaattgtgaatgtctttattTACATAGATCCCTTCGGCCACTCGTAGCACCATGAGGCATCTGAGCTCTCGACATAATGAGGTCAGCCAGTGGCAGGCCCAGATCTCTGAGAGCATCAGCCGAGTGGACCGAGAGATCAATTCGGTGGAGCAGgtaaacacatactgtatataataaataataatattatactAAATAGCTAAACACTTGAAAATTACTTGCAAAAACAGGAAAGAGAGCACTGATAGAGTTAAAAGTAACAGCAGACTATCATGTGTTCCTTGTGTTCAGGTGAAAGACACAGCTGAGTGCTATCTCCACGAGAAGCAGTTGTACAGCCAGCTCATGCGCGACTGTGTGGTGCTCATTAACAGTCTGAACATAGAGGTGTTGGTACAGGACCGTGTTCAGTTTGAGTTGAAGAAGGAAGAGCAGCTGACCAATGAGATCAGAGAACTGCTCCAGAAGCAGATCTGCATCCTGCTGCAAAAACTGAGGTCAGACAGACCAGAATTCTttcaaaatgtttctgtttgattttCAGGATGTCAAAAGTTGTTACTGCTCCTTAATTTAAAGCATTCTTTCGTCTAACTGCAATATGTTAatttttgatttcttttgtttatttgaactTGATGTAAAATCTAAAATAAGCCACTGCTGCGTCTCACCTTTACTTCTGATCCTCCATCCAGCTCTCTGAAGGAGATTCGCAATCAGCTGCTGGCTGATTTTCAGGATAAAAGTGAAGCCATCGAGCTCACCACCAAATGCATCACCCATGAGCGCAACACCCCGTGCTCCAAGCTGCCTGCTGGCCAATACAGGCCCAACCATGTGAGCTATGACAAGTGGCTGTCGCACTGCAGGGACCTGAAGGTGATGGCTGAGAGCCTGATCAAAGAGTCTTCTTCCTTCAGAGGAAACCTGAGGTTTACACTGGCCAACGTAAGACAACATCAACCATACTagcatacaaacaaacaaccaaaaatagTTTTAAGCTTAATATTGAGTCTGTGGTAATTTTCATCGTCAGTATCAGTGCGTGAGTTTGTAGATTTTGTATTCATAGACATTGAGTCTGATCAACATTTTATCAGTTGGTAATCTTTAAAATCAATACACCTTTTAGTATGTATGCATCAGCAACATCCAAACCTGTAGGGGTTGAgtgaaaaaactaaaatatgacTAAAAAATACTCTTCAAACAAGTAATTGCCGGATTGTTCAGAAACATTACTTTTATCTTTGATTTAATATCTGACCAGTTAAAAAATACCCAAGACTGCCAGCGCCGCAGCACCGATGACTCCCTGAGGAAGAAGATCAATAACACCAGCAGGCTCCAGGATACAATGATCTGGGAGAGGCAGCGGGTCAGTCCACTAGATTCTAGATCAGAACTTGGACTACTCTTAATGTTGAATATTCTGTTTCCTAAATCATTAGTACACACTTATGCATCCACAAAATAATTGTTTGTTGATGTTTGCAAATTATTTCCTCTAAATTCCAGGTCAAGGATGAGATTTTGGATCTGACCAAGGATGCACAGAGGCTGTCGGGTCAGATCAGAAACTGTGATTCCAAGCTCCACCAGGCCACTCATCGCCTGGACATCCTCAACCAGAGGCCAAGACGAGAGCTCTGTGTGGACCGGGTAGGAGCTCCACTAAACTCCCCATGCACAAAGTTTTCATTCAGACAGTAAATGAGATGGCTTTAACccactttttctgtttgtcctcCAGCCCTATGTCAGCCTCACACTGGAGAAACATGACCTGGCAAAGATGTTAGGTGGACTTCACCCAGTGCTGAAGCGCACCCAGTAAGTCTGTCCATTCacaattttacttatttacagcTTCTCACCTCCTGACctgcatttaaatattttgactATCTTCTTTAGGGAATCTTGAATGTACTTATTCTAATGATAAACCTCATTCATAGGCAGGACACGGAGGTCAAACGCAGACACCTGATGATTGTGGAAGATAAGCTGGCCAAAAACGCTTGTGCCTTGGATGTGCAGCAGAAGTGCCTGAACCTGCACCAGAGCTTCCTGCCTGCTCTTGACACTGCTGTGGTCCTTGCCAACAAGCCTCGGATCTGCGCAGCCACTGGCCGCCACACCCCCATCGCTCACTTACAGTAGAGTCCGGGAGAGCGCACCAGCCCTCTGCTCTTTTCTAGCTGGTGTTgcaaaattgaataaaatataaGCAAGATGATGTTGGCGGGTCTTGAATTGATATGGGCTGTACCTCGAAGTGTTTTGAACTGTTTTTCAGGGTAGTTGAACCACCaagtaacatacagtacaaaatctgttttttgaaACAGTTGAAAAGCATGTATATGTGCGAATGATCATGTGCAGAgcttaacacatttaaaaaaaataatgaaatcaaaaaaattaaatgaccaTTGCAAACATTGCCCAAAAAGGGCCATTAAGTTGCAGGCCAGTTAGTGTTAGCCAGCTCAATTTATGACTACTGTTGGACCAAATAACTAACCAattaaataatcaacagattcatTGACAATGAagataattgttagttgcaacCCGAGTGCCTGGTGACAGGTTAAAACAGTATTTAGACCTTCATGTTGGGAAATAAAATctccagaaaataaa is drawn from Scomber japonicus isolate fScoJap1 chromosome 15, fScoJap1.pri, whole genome shotgun sequence and contains these coding sequences:
- the nup153 gene encoding nuclear pore complex protein Nup153 isoform X1; the protein is MAATGGGKIRSRRYHIASKPYAKTKQQSGLISRVTDTVKSIVPSWLQKYFKNGDAPEGEGAVQGTDQNCQPPPPPPPNGSEEGPPPLDGRDSPEPSTSNTEPSTSRASLNFQEYVLSRPPLSRSHLHFSPLDASSPTLGVSSSLFSQPSTSSAPGPFSTGFSLVKEIKDNLSQHEDDNISTTSGFSSRASDKDVPTSKTASLPQLWSPEMDRTNSGTQHAQSSLKKPAFNLSVFGTSNSTLNSTVLNSSQLGDSPFYPGKTTYGGAAAVRSSRARPGTPYQAPVRRQIKAKPASAQPCGVTSATARRILQSLERMSSPLADAKRIPSAASSPLSASMDATNLDVSHFQAKKKRLDSSLPPVQKLVVPAAVSMSGNRSVSFRPTLTPGGVSRPLDRTPRETPTRQSPQLPEETPGPSKSTIGFTGPTYPLSSTPTASSVSSGGGKMKRERTSTRPSSKRTEDDEVAEVPELPAISLPISSTALPTFSFSSPLPPFTTSTTVNTAPQTTPVTPAKETLTNKDKPAASTPPCEPFTFSSPIVKATTASPPSFSPSAGFTFSAPVAKLGPSMSNGSLATPIMAAVKPATSKSTEDFEGPFKPAKTLKQGSVLDLLKAPGFASPVARTSPSPDDAPQQTSTQITAPSTTTTPLSSSTGFGDLFKPTAGWSCDVCLVQNKPSDKKCVCCMAPQPSSSLSSKPKDSKPNATSVGLESSSTNSTSTTGFGTMFSKPAGTWDCDTCLVLNKPDAVKCVACETAKPGTGLKPSLTLPSAFSSVKTVSSPTAPITTGFAGFGDKFKKPEGAWECDTCMVQNKAEDTKCVACMSAKPGASTESSDGASSSASSAPVFGLGDKFKKEEGSWDCDICLLQNKAADVQCVACQAAKPGAKVEPKAFGSSAVGTSSSSTFGSSTSTTGGFKFGTSDSTSASGSGNFKFGGSFTESSSSSSSSSGFKFGTAFGSSSSETTSKDTTASSGFKFGSSSEGFKFGTASSDDKKSDQPATGSGFKFGASGGIAFGTGSSSTESNSKGGFTFGLSKPEEKTSDTTTTTSTSVTFTPPTSSQDKDDNVASSDDTTSTNTNTTTTTTSSAGSVFARLGEPTLTTTTPQGSSTFGSLSTEKEPAAPTFTFGKPEEKKEAAASAAPSNFLFGAASKDADAAVATTGGFSFSKPSAPAEQPTPAFTFGKPADKTETSTSEAPKPSFTFGQSVADSAPAPKQAFSFMAGNPTNTTTSSSSAPAPSLFGSGGSSSTQAPASTSAPSTFMFGQSAATSSDAPPAKAFVFGQNQDSQPPAPSAAPVNSAPSPAPSQPFIFGAPASAAPAAAPSFGFGAAAPSAASSAAPSAAPPPFVFSSAPSGGFGANQTSSFGSPFGSPFPAASSPAPAFGAKQNATPVFGQQANSTPVFGAAANSAPGGGFQFGGASGFAPSNNSSGVFTFGAGSAATPAPPANPSIAPQAGTPTPGFNFAQPPAFNMGSTKSFTASPAGQQTIAGRKIKTAVRRRK